From the Microbacterium thalassium genome, one window contains:
- a CDS encoding DUF2306 domain-containing protein yields the protein MATSTTTSRTASPATTPPPASAAPIVRSRIGWTFVVLSALAIVAFAAAPYATGPLDALAEQQVGLAEAYAAQPLFVQLSLYLHIAGGSVALILGALQFWRGLRDRLPRVHRWTGRVYLVAVALGGAAGLLISFVSPAGWVGLFGFGSLAVLWMLTGWRAYRAIRRGDVATHQSWMIRNYALTFAAVTLRLWIPLLLLLPLWLGMPWEFESAWTNAYAAVPFLAWLPNLLVAEWLIRRRGLPSYRLTPAS from the coding sequence ATGGCCACTTCGACCACCACCTCGCGCACCGCATCGCCCGCCACGACGCCGCCGCCGGCCTCCGCCGCGCCGATCGTGCGCTCCCGCATCGGCTGGACGTTCGTCGTCCTGTCGGCGCTGGCCATCGTCGCCTTCGCGGCCGCCCCGTACGCGACCGGCCCCCTCGACGCGCTCGCCGAGCAGCAGGTCGGCCTCGCCGAGGCCTACGCGGCGCAGCCGCTGTTCGTCCAGCTCTCCCTGTACCTCCACATCGCGGGCGGATCCGTCGCGCTCATCCTCGGCGCCCTGCAGTTCTGGCGCGGGCTGCGCGACCGGCTGCCGCGTGTGCACCGGTGGACCGGCCGCGTGTACCTCGTCGCGGTCGCCCTCGGCGGCGCCGCGGGCCTGCTGATCTCGTTCGTCAGCCCCGCCGGCTGGGTCGGCCTGTTCGGGTTCGGCTCGCTCGCGGTGCTGTGGATGCTGACCGGGTGGCGTGCCTACCGGGCGATCCGGCGCGGCGACGTCGCGACGCATCAGTCGTGGATGATCCGCAACTACGCGCTCACGTTCGCCGCGGTCACCCTGCGCCTGTGGATCCCGCTGCTGCTGCTCCTGCCGCTGTGGCTGGGCATGCCGTGGGAGTTCGAGTCGGCCTGGACGAACGCGTATGCCGCCGTGCCGTTCCTGGCGTGGCTCCCCAACCTGCTGGTCGCGGAGTGGCTCATCCGCCGCCGCGGTCTGCCGTCGTATCGCCTGACGCCCGCGT